CACGGGAGAATGGCCTGCCTGCAACCATCTTGATTTTAAATTGATTTACGTAATCCCAGTCGACAAAATACAAGTCGAGATTAGCTATCTGCAAATCGCCCTTTTTATTCTCAATCTCGGAATAGGCACCGGGATTCCCCCCGCCCGGAACGCTTGATGACATCGCTGCTGATTTTACACCAGGAATTGATGTAAGCGCTTCTTTAAGCGCGTTTCCGGCAGGGTCGCCGTTGGTATCCAAAATAAGCATCTGGTCTTTACTAAAACCAAGATCACGGTTTTGCATAAAGTTCATTTGGGTATAAACAATGATGGTACCTATGATAAGGAATATCGAAATGGTAAACTGCGCTATTACCAGCGTTTTACGCAGCACATTCCCCTTGCTGCTGCTGGCAAACCGGCCTTTTAATACCGAAACCGGCATAAATGACGACAAAACCAACGCCGGATAAATGCCTGCAATAAGACCGATGGCTACCGATGTACCCAATAAAATCAGCACGTAATACCAATTGGAAAAGATTCCCTGGCTAATAGTTTTCCCTGCAAGCTGGTTAAACAAGGGCAGAAATAATACCGACAAAACGATAGTTAATACAAATGCGATAAGACAAAGCACCACCGACTCGCCTATGAATTGGCTGGCTAATTGTCCTTTTTCGGCACCAACAACTTTGCGGATACCTACCTCTTTAGCCCGCTCAACAGACCGCGCTGTGGTTAAATTCACAAAATTGATACAGGCTATCAACAGTATAAAAACGGCCACAATAGTAAATATGTAAACATTATTGATGCTGCCCGATTCCTGGCCGTTGCGTTTAGAGTACAAGTAAACCGTTTTCATTGGCTCCAGGAACAATTTGTAGCTCATGTGCATTTTTCGTTCTTCGTCGCCATTTCGGCGTTCTAAAAATGCCGGAAATTTGGATTCTAACCTTTTAGGGTCGGTGCTAGGTTTTAATAACAAGTAACTCGACGCCCCAAAATTTGCCCATTGGTTATCCAGCCCTTTGTTAAACTTTTGGGTAAGCGACACCATCGATATCAGCATATCCGCTTTGATTTGTGAGTTTTCAGGAATATCCTTCATTACCCCTGTTACCTTGGCGGGTATGGCATCGCCGGTTACCAGCACGGTTTGCCCTACAGGGTCGGTATTACCAAAATATTTTTTTGCAGCCGACTCTGAAAACACGATTGTAGCCACCTCTGACAATGCCGTTTTAGGATCACCTTTCAGCAGTTTAAAATCAAAAACTTTGAAAAATGTTGAATCGGCGAAAATCGATTTCTCTTCCTGGAATTTAACATTGCCTTTTTTTACCAAAAAACTGCCGCCGCTCACCCGCACAAATGATTCCACTTCAGGAAAATCGGCTTTAATATTCGGCGCGAATGGCCATGCCGTAACTCCGGTATTAATGGTTTCGGTCGGCGTTTTAATATCCGTAACCAGCCGGTAAATCCTATCAGCCTTGGTATGCATTCTATCGTAGCTTAACTCAAAGCCTACATACATAAAAATGAAAAAACAGGCCGTTATCCCTATGGATAGGCCTGTTATATTGATAATAGAAAATGCTTTATGCTTCCACAAGTTGCGCAAAGCGATCTTAAAATAGTTTTTTATCATTTTATTAGTTCATTGGTTCACTGGTTCATTGGTTTTGTCTGGTGATATAGTGGTGACTTGCCGGCACTATGCAAGCTCTAAAACATTCAACCAGTGAACCAATGAACTAAATCATTCGCTTCTCAAACTCTTTACCGGGTTGGCCAGCGCGGCCAGCACCGACCGGTAGCTTACCGTTATTGCCGCTATCACAAACGTGAACAATATGGATTCGACGAAAATTTCGGGCCCGATGGATATCCTGTATTGGAAATCTTTTAAATAATTATGCATGGCCCAATACGCCAACGGCGAGGCAATAACAAATGCAATCACCAATAAGATGGAAAACTCTTTGCCAAAAACCCATAGCACAGATGAAATGCTTGCACCTAAAACTTTGCGTACGCCAATTTCTTTTGTTTTACGTACAGCCATAAATGAAACTAAGCCATACAAGCCAAGACAGCCTATCGCTATAGCGATGCCCGCGAAAGCTTCTATGAGTGTTAGCAGGATATTATCCAATTCATAAAATTTCCTGATACTATCATCCAGAAACTGATACGAATAAAACTCTTCGGGAAAACCCTGATTCCATACCTTTTCAAAGGATGCTAACGATGCCTTGGCATTACGCATATTCATTTTGATGGCAATGGTAGAATAACCTTTATAATTTGGCATAATGCACACAGGCGAAATTTCACTGTGGAACGAATAGTTGTAAAAATCCTTCACCACACCAACTATGGGTGCAGTTGTACCTTTACCATTAATCGATAACATTTTACCTATCAAATCCTGCGGCTTCATGTTTAGTTTTTTGGCTACCATCTCATTCACTACAAACTCGCGTGTGGTATCTGAAGGAAAGAAATTGCGGCCGGCAACCAGTTTCAACCCAAAGGTTGAAAGATAGTTTTCATCTGCCGATTTAACGTTGATACTCCAATGCTCCTCTTCGGCCCGATGGTCAAAATTAACGCCTGTACTGTTATTGGATTGCGACGCGGGAGGCCTATAGCAATAAGTCACCTTTTCGACACCTTGAATTTGGTTTAACTGATTTTTCATGGTGCTTAAAATGGCCTTATTGTCGTTTTTGGGGATGGGTAATAAAACAATAGCATCCTTGTTAAAGCCCAAATCGGCAGTTTGCGAATAATGCAGCTGCGACACTATAATGATAGTGCCGATAATCAGCACCTGCGAAATGGTAAATTGGGTAACCACCAACACCCTGCGCAATGAAAATCCACCGATATCCTTTTGCGAAAGTTTACTTTTAAGCGCCTGAATGGGCTGGAACCTGGCCAATACCAAACCCGGGTATGACCCCGATAAAAACACTACCGCAACGCCAATTAATACAATAAAAACAGCTAATTCGCTTTTATTGAATTCCATTTCTGACTGAAACAGGTGATTGATAGCAGGTAAAGCGATATACGATAAGCCTATAGCAACCAGTATCGCAAATATCGTTATTAAAGCTGTTTCGGCTATAAATTGCCAAAACAACTGGCCGGGCATACTGCCCAAAACTTTGCGTACGCCAACCTCTTTTGCCCGGTTAAGTGCCTGCGCTGTTGCCAGGTTAACAAAATTTACACTTGCGGTAATAATCAGGAACAGGCCAATAAAGAATAGTGCCCAAAGGTACTTTTTATCGGCATAGCCATTCAGTTCGGGGTTAAAGTGCATATCGTTAAGGGGTTGCAGCTTAAAAAACCAAACTTTTAAATCGCGGCCTGTATAATGCTTTTTAACAATTTGTGCGGTGGTTGCATCTAC
The genomic region above belongs to Mucilaginibacter sp. KACC 22773 and contains:
- a CDS encoding ABC transporter permease, coding for MIKNYIKIAWRNLKRNKAYATISVIGLALGIACGILIFTLVTYHLSFDTFHKDSDRIYRLYTEWHDDGIGKSNGVPQPLGKTFRNDFTIGEKTARVINFTGTLITITNGTEVKKFQEDDGVAFTEPEYFDILNFPLIKGDKKKMLVAPGEALVTQKIAQKYFGNDNAIGKVFRLDNKVNFTITGILKDLPNNTDRRQQIYVSYGNMDEYTGNKRREENWGGVYSGSEVFTKLKKGVTQAQVDATTAQIVKKHYTGRDLKVWFFKLQPLNDMHFNPELNGYADKKYLWALFFIGLFLIITASVNFVNLATAQALNRAKEVGVRKVLGSMPGQLFWQFIAETALITIFAILVAIGLSYIALPAINHLFQSEMEFNKSELAVFIVLIGVAVVFLSGSYPGLVLARFQPIQALKSKLSQKDIGGFSLRRVLVVTQFTISQVLIIGTIIIVSQLHYSQTADLGFNKDAIVLLPIPKNDNKAILSTMKNQLNQIQGVEKVTYCYRPPASQSNNSTGVNFDHRAEEEHWSINVKSADENYLSTFGLKLVAGRNFFPSDTTREFVVNEMVAKKLNMKPQDLIGKMLSINGKGTTAPIVGVVKDFYNYSFHSEISPVCIMPNYKGYSTIAIKMNMRNAKASLASFEKVWNQGFPEEFYSYQFLDDSIRKFYELDNILLTLIEAFAGIAIAIGCLGLYGLVSFMAVRKTKEIGVRKVLGASISSVLWVFGKEFSILLVIAFVIASPLAYWAMHNYLKDFQYRISIGPEIFVESILFTFVIAAITVSYRSVLAALANPVKSLRSE
- a CDS encoding ABC transporter permease; translation: MIKNYFKIALRNLWKHKAFSIINITGLSIGITACFFIFMYVGFELSYDRMHTKADRIYRLVTDIKTPTETINTGVTAWPFAPNIKADFPEVESFVRVSGGSFLVKKGNVKFQEEKSIFADSTFFKVFDFKLLKGDPKTALSEVATIVFSESAAKKYFGNTDPVGQTVLVTGDAIPAKVTGVMKDIPENSQIKADMLISMVSLTQKFNKGLDNQWANFGASSYLLLKPSTDPKRLESKFPAFLERRNGDEERKMHMSYKLFLEPMKTVYLYSKRNGQESGSINNVYIFTIVAVFILLIACINFVNLTTARSVERAKEVGIRKVVGAEKGQLASQFIGESVVLCLIAFVLTIVLSVLFLPLFNQLAGKTISQGIFSNWYYVLILLGTSVAIGLIAGIYPALVLSSFMPVSVLKGRFASSSKGNVLRKTLVIAQFTISIFLIIGTIIVYTQMNFMQNRDLGFSKDQMLILDTNGDPAGNALKEALTSIPGVKSAAMSSSVPGGGNPGAYSEIENKKGDLQIANLDLYFVDWDYVNQFKIKMVAGRPFSREFGTDTAQAMLLNEAAVKLFGYSSPQQAIGRRFKQWGREGKIVGVMKDFHFRSLQEVIKPLSMRIEMKNISLISVKMSTQNTAATLAAIENKWKMLIPNRPFSYYFLDEFFDRQYRAEQRFGKLFLNFAVLAIFISCLGLLGLASYSTLQRTREIGIRKVLGATVPGIVNMLSRDFIILVIISFFIASPLAYWFMHSWLKDFAYRIDISWWIFAIAGILASVIALGTISFQAIRAALSNPVKSLRSE